In the Natrinema sp. CBA1119 genome, CGAAAGCGACTTGACGATATGTATAGTCTCCGTCGATTCTGATTTGCTTACCCGTACACACGATCCTTGGAATTCTAGTTCCCGGACTTACTGAATAGCCTATTTCGCCCCTAAACGACTGAATTTGTCTATTGTTGAAAGGAAAATATGGTCACAAATGATCGACTGATTCGAGATATGCACACAAGAATCAGGATATTGTGTGTACTCACAGAGATTGTATTCTGTCAACGTGTAACCCGAGGGAGGTGTGAAGAACCGACAAAAGAAGAAGCAGCAGCAGCACTAAACCAACTATTCACCTCCAATCATATAGGTCGGAATAATAATCTTCGAATCCATCAATTTCAGACTCCACCCAAGTAATTACATCGTCAATCACTTGAACAGGAGAATCATCAAATTCAAATACTCGTATATACTTACTGCTGAATTCTTCGTGTGCAATCATTCGAGTGGATCCAGACCCCTTTTTTCGAAGTATAGCTAATAATATCCCTTCATTTTTCAAATCAGAATACTCAACTAAATGGCCTGACGGATCTCGGTCAATTATTACACAGAAGCGAGATGCGATCGCCCATAATTTGACCTTTCTCGGCATTGAATGACTTGGATGGCTAGGGAGATCCTTAATCAAAGGTGCTTGGTATCCTCGTGCCTCAAGTGCATTAGATACCTCTTCGAGTTGTCGTTCCAACTCATCATTGTCATATTTCCCCAAAACGATCGCTGTATCATCCACTCGTGATAAGATATTTTGTCGACGAGTTGTTTTTGTCTCATAATAGTCGCCCCATCCTGACACATATGTTGTTTCTATTATACTATATAGCTCCTTAGCAGATGGTTTTATCAAGTTATCTGGATTGTCGAAAAAATAGTCATGGACATATAGAGCAGCAGGTATAAAGCTTGTACCCATATAATCACCAGCATTATCAAGCTGTAAAAATAGATTGCTAACAGAGAAGGGATTCGGTATTTCGTGTGGTTGTGAAGCAAGAAGCATTATTTCTGGTGGTATATTTATTGTAGAGCCACCATCCTCCCCCCGTTGTCCAGTGAGTGTTGTGAATTTCACGCCATTCTGAGTTTCAAGAGAATGTTCTGGTAGTTCTAAAGCGGATTTATTAACATCCTCGTAGTTGATATCGAAATACAGTTCTGTGTCAGACACTATATCATCATAATATTCAAAATTATCACCACCAGCTCCATCCGAAATAAGAAGCAAGTTTTGACCTCGATAAGAGGCGGCTTTAATGCTTGCTGATCGAACCCATGGTGGAAAACGATCCGGATCTAGTTTTCTTTTAGAAGTAATCTCCCGAGATAGGTCTATGACCCTCTTAGCATAGGTTTCGAGAGCTTTTTCATTCATATTCACTTATCAGTATCCGCATCTGTAAAATCTATCGTCTCAAATAAGATTGCCCGTAGGAGAGACACAATAGTGACAATACCCCCGTTTCATGTGCTTCAACTGGAGTTCTGCGTGCGGAGGCGGGGGCGGGGCGCTGTAATTTTTTGGTTCAGTCCCCTTGGGGACACCCGCCAAGGGGGCTTTCGCGCGAAGCGCGAAACGACCCCGCCGGCGTTGCGGTGCGATCGCGGTGCCAACCCCGCCCTCGAGTCGGAGGCTACAACCCGAGTTGTCTAAGCAGGGATGTTATTCAAGGAAACTTGCTGAAAGCAACGAAAACGGGAGCGTTGCCACTATCGAGGTCGGTTCAGTGATCGGCAACAGCGCCGACGAACCCGGTTTCAGTGCCACCGGCCGGAGTCTTCCAGGTGAACTCGACGCCACGGAGTACGGTCGGATCGTTCCCCGATCGCGATCACTTCTCGAGGGCCTTGCTCGCGAGCACCTGGACGTTCTCGAAACAGTCTGCCTTCAATCTGGAGAGAATCAGATCGATCCGCATTCGCCGGGGATCGCCCTGACGTCGAACTCGAGAGTGGACACACGATAGTTCGCTACCCGAAGAAAGCACAGTCGAGTCGACGGGATTTGAACCACGGTCGCAGCGAAGCTGCTCCCTGATTCAAATCCCTCCTCTTGCATACCTGCCGCTCGCGAGTTTGCGAGCGGCGAGGAATGGGGTCGGAGGGATTTGAACCCCCGATCTACTGATATCTCCGGTGCGCCTCGGAACTCCAGAGGGTCATCACACGAACACTGATCAGGTGTCCGATCAGTATATCAGTCTGGAGTGTCGTCCCGGGCGCGGTGCCTCTGGAGTCAGCCGCCATGCCTGGCTTGGCCACGACCCCTCGAGTCTTCGTTGGGCGATCCACCCTAAAGTGGTTTCGATTCGGTACTGAAACCGCACTACAGCCACGGAGCCCGTCCCGCGGTATCCGTCCCGTCGTCGCCCGGATACGCGTTCGACTCCTCTTCCTCGCTTTCGGCGGCCGGCGGCTCGCTCGAGTCCTCGACGTCCCCGCCGTCGGCCACCGCGCCCATCTGTGCGGCCGCCGAACCCGAATCGGCTCCGGAACTCGAGTCCGCGTCGGAGCCGCCCCACGGGAGGTCGACGGCGAACAGGGCGGCGACGAGCAGCGCGGCCAGCGGGGCCTGTCCGAAGGCCATCCCGAGCAGGGATAGCGGCAGCAATCCGAGCGCGACCGCGCTCCCGAAGCGGAACCGGTCGATGTCCATGTACTCCCGCAGGTACGGTCCGGTGAGGGCGATGGTCAGCGCGAACGCCACGCCGACGGCCGCCGCCAGCGTCGCGTGGACGACGAGGACGGGATCGGTCATCACGACGAACGTCGCCCCCGAGGGATCGATACTCGCGACCAGTCCCAGCCCGATGACGACGACGGGGTTGGGGAGGTAGTCCCCGATGGTCGCGCTGGCGGTCTTGGCCGCGATAGCGGCGATCACCAGCGCCGCGAACCGCTCGAAGATGACGATATCGAGCACGCTCTCGATCGCCGGCGCGAGTGCGGCCTGGACCGCCGCGAGCAGTATCAGCGGGATCCCGACGAGCAAGACGACGGTCGCCTGCTCTCGAGGCGTGCCGTTCATCTCCGCTAAAATCACGGCGACGGTGGCGCTCCCACCGAAGATCAACAGGCCGACCTGCAACGCACCCAGCGGCTCGTCGAGCGCGCCGGCCAGGATCAACGCGGGGAAAACGCCGTCGACTAACGGCAGCATCATCACCAGCGCAAGGAGCCGCGCGTCACCCCCGACGATGCGCTCCATCTGGAGCGCGACCGGGTGTTGTGACGTACTCATCGGTCAGGGCCGATGGCCATGACCCGAGGCCTGTGGGCGATATGACGGGCGATCCCGTACCGACCGGTCCGCACACCAGTCGATCGCATTGGAAGTAGGGCCTCGCGCTGTGAGTTTCTGTGTAACATTCCCGAAGGCGAAGGCGGCGACGAAGTCGGAACTCGTCCGGCCATCGGTTCGGGCGGCGGCTGCACTCACAGCGTACATACCCAAATACACGAGCGGACTGTCAATAAACGTTGTGTGGGACTGCATTTCACGATTCGGCAGTGTTTCAGCAGTAGCACCCAGATCCGTACGGAAACGCACAGATCTGGCTTGGATGTCGGCACTCGTCGCTGGAATCGCCGCGATTTGTGACACCGACTGTGACTCTCGCACCGCCGAAATGTTTGGACAAGAACCCGACGACTCGAGGACGAGCGCAGACATTTCGAGCGGAGAGCGAGCGTGGCCTGACGACGTCTGACCGGCCGACCGATTCGCCCACTGAGGCCTCCGTCAACCGTTCGCACCCGGCTATATCTCGCAACCCTTTTTGCTCGGGGGTCCGGACGGTTTACATGGCGAACGACGTTCCAGAGCAAGAGCCCTATTCTTCGAAACTGCAGGTACCGGAAGCGCTAACGTTCGACGACGTCCTTCTCCGCCCGAAGGAGAGCCGCGTCGAACCCGACGACGCCGACCTCACGTCGAACGTCTCGAAAAACGTCGAGGTCTCCGTTCCCATCCTCTCGGCGGCGATGGACACCGTCACCGAGAGCAGCATGGCGATCGCGATGGCCCGCCACGGCGGCCTCGGCGTTCTCCACCGCAACATGAACATCGACGAGATGGTCGAGGAGATCGGGCGCGTCAAGAGCGCCGACGAACTCATCATCCCCCTCGACTCGGTGGTGACCGCCGATCCCGAGATGTCCGTGCGCGAGGTCGACGAGCGAATGGCCCGTAAGGGCGTCGGCGGCGCGCCCGTCGTCAACACCAACGGCGAAGTCCTGGGGATCATCTCGAGTACGGACATCCGGCCCCACCTCGAGGTCAACGAGGACGACCCGGTCACCGAGGCGATGACCGACGAGGTCATCACGGCCCCCGAGGACATCGACTCCCGCGATGCCTTCGAGATGATGTACGATCACAAGATCGAGCGCGTCCCGGTCGTCGACGACGAGAACTTGCTCGTCGGTCTCGTGACGATGCAGGGGATCCTGCAGCGCCGCGAGTACAAGGAGGCCGTCCGCGACGAGGACGGTCGCCTCCGCTGTGGCGTCGCCGTCAGCCCGTTCGAGCACGACCGCGCGACGGCCGCCGACGAGGCCGATGCCGATGTCCTCTTCATCGACACCGCACACGCGCACAACCTGAACGTCGTCGAGGGCGCTCGAGACATCAAGGAGTCCGTCGACGCGGACGTCGTCGTTGGAAACATCGGCACCCGCGAGGCGGCCGAGGACCTCGTCGACTTCGCGGACGGCCTCAAGGTCGGCATCGGCCCGGGCTCGATCTGTACCACCCGCATCGTCTCGGGGTCGGGGATGCCACAGATCACGGCCGTCGCGCAGGTCGCCGACGTCGCGAGCGACCACGACGTGCCGGTGATCGCCGACGGCGGCATCCGGTACTCCGGCGACGCGATTAAGGCGGTCGCCGCCGGCGCGGACGCGGTCATGCTCGGCTCCTACTTCGCCGGCACGGAGGAAGCACCCGGTCGCGTCGTCACGATGAACGGGAAGAAGTACAAACAGTACCGCGGCATGGGATCCGTCGGCGCGATGAAGTCCGGTGACAGCGACCGATACCTCAAGGACGAACCCGACGAGGACGACGAGTACGTTCCGGAGGGCGTCGAGGCCGCGACGCCGTACAAGGGGACGCTCAAGTCCGAACTCCACCAGCTCGCTGGCGGCATGCAGTCGGGCATGGGCTACGTCGGCGCGGAAACCGTCCCCGCATTCAAGGAGCGCTCGGAGTTCGTCCGCGTCTCCGCGGCCGGGCAGGCCGAGAGCCACGCCCACGACGTCGTCATCACCGACGAAGCGCCGAACTACTCCCCCGACAGCGAGTAACGGACGCGGTCCGTTTCGACCGGCCGCGACCGCCGTCACCGTGACGAGGTCGCGTTCGATGCTCGAGGCCCCGTCGAATCCCCCCTCGAGCCGATTTTAGGGATCGAGTTCGGGAGTCGTGAACGCTCCCTCGTCCGCTTCGGGACCGTACTCCTCGATGGCCGTTCGGACGAGCGAGAACACGCCGTGCTTGCTCCAGCGGGCGGTATTGATGTGGAGGTCGTAGAACGTCTGATTGCCGATATCGATCTCGTAGTAGGACTGATAGCGGCCGGCTTCGCTCACCTCGCGGACGCGCATTTCGGCGTCGGTTTCGCCGCGGTCGTCGATCCGCTCGAGGCGGACGTCTTCGGGCGCGTCGAGCCAGATCCGTAGGTCGGCGCGCTCGCCGGCTAGCCAGCCCGCGAGCCGGGACTCGAGAATGAACGGCTTGTTGGCCATCCCCCACTTCTCGGCGATCTGCTGGAGGCGTCGGTCGAGCGCGCGGTCGATGTCGGCGGAGCCGTCGGCCTCCGCGGTGAGCTGGTTGAGGCTCATGTCGCGGTCGTCGGCGAGTTCGCGGAAGATGTCGCCGCCGGAGACGTAGGGACAGCCCATCGCGTCGGCGAGGCGTTGACAGAGCGTCGTCGCCCCGCAGCCCGGCGGCCCGGAAACGGTGATGAACAGTCTCGTGTCGATCTCCGCGTTCGAACCGTCTGCTGTGGCCATACGTTGATCCACTCGGTCCCCCCTGAAAAGGTTCCGGCCGCGATCGAATCCGATCGTCGCTCGCGAGCGCGATATCTCGGCGGCGGACACGGGTCACGTTCGCGACTCCTCGAGCCCGTCCCCCGATATTAGGGCGTAAACGAGTTGCCACACTCGGTACACGTCAGCCGGAAGGCACCGTCATCCGTCAGTTCGAGGCCGTGGCCGACCTCGTCCTCGCAGTCCTGACAGTAGAGTATCGACTCGATCTGGTCCCAGTCGTGTTTCGACTTGGGCGCACCGAAGGCGAAGCCGACGACCCGCTCGTCGGTGTCGTTGTAGCCGTGCTGGAAGTCACCGGGCGCGAACCGAATCACCTCGTCCTCGTCGACCGTCACCTCCCCTTCTTCCATGTCGAATGTCGCCGTCCCCTCCTGGACGTAGAAGACCTCCTCCTGATCGTGATGGGTGTGCAGGCCGCCCGAAAAGGACTCTCCCGGCTCGAGTTCGAAGTAGTTCATCGCAAAGTCCGAAAATCCGAGCGCGTCCGAAACCGGCCGTCTGATCGAGTGAACGTCCATCGGGTTGGTTTCGATGTCAACGTCGTCGATAGCGACTTTCTCCATGCCTTGTCGTTCGGGTCGGGATGCAAAAATCCCGTGGATGAGGATATCTACCGAGACCGGTCCCCGGCCCGACCGATCGGCCGCCGAGTCAGTCGTGGACATCGGGGAGACCGGAAGAGTAACGCATACAGTCGTTCGACACTGACGAGTACACGTGAACCGTCGGACGGTACTTCGAACCGCGGGGGTGGCCGCGACGATCGCGCTCTCAGGCTGTGCCGACGCGCTCCAAGAGCACTACGAGGGCACGTTCCAGGGCCTGGTCCCGATCGAGATCCACAGTGAAGCCGAGAGTCACTACGATGTCACGCTCGAGGCGTACAAGCCGGGGACGAACCGCCAGACCTACGACGAGAGTTATACGATCACGGCCAACCAGTCGGCCACGCCGCCCCATCTCGAGGCGACCGAGCAACATCTCCGCGTGACCAAGTACGAACGGCAGAGCGAAGAACAGACCACCGAGGAGGCGATGATCACGCCGAACACCAAGTCGGTGATCATCAGGATTACCGGCGACGATCTGACAATAGAACTCAGCAGCGACGACGGCGAATCCTCCGGGCCGGCCGCTGAACCGGGAGCAGAGGGTTCCGGGACGGACGGGCCCGGGACGACAGATCCCGAACCGAACGACTCCGAGCGGACCGACGGCGGAACGAACGAGACTGATTCTGCGGCGGATACCGGCGCATAACGCGAATCCGATACCTGGCCCCGACGGGCGAACCGCTCCAGGTTCAGGGATACGGATGAAACGCCCGCTCGAGGCGCGGTTCGAAGCCGAGGTCGTCCGGTACCGTCCGCGCGCGTTCGCCGAAGAACGACTCGTCGGTGAACAGCGGCTGGGCACCGGGGACGACGACTCGGACCGCCTCGAAGTCGATCGACTCGACATCGCGCGTCGTCAAGCGCGCAGCAAATGGCGTCAGCCCTGCGTCGGCCGTCCGCGAACACAGCGTCTCGAGGCGGTCGAGACCGGTCGGGACGGAGTCGGGACCGACGCTCGCTGCGGGAACCATCCGGTCGGCGTCGACGAACTCGCGCGCGCGCTCGGGAAACGACGCGTACTCGCCGATCGCGCCACCGGCGTCGGCCGCATCGTCGGGGCCGAGACTGCGCAGTTCCATCCAGTTTTGGAGCGCCTCCTCGAGCGCCGCAGTCGCGGCCGCCGCGGCGTCGAGGCCGGCCGCCGAGCCGACCGCGAAAGCCGGCCACGCGTCGTCGGTCGCCGAAATCGGCTCGTCGCCCTCGAGTGCGTTTGGCTCGCGATGCACGGCCACGGCGACGACGGGCACGTCGATATCCTGCGTGACGAGCAACGGCGTCACCGAGAGTCCCTCGCTCCGGGCGCGGCGCTCGAGTGTCGCGAAAGCGTCCGTCTCGACCGACAGCCCGAGCGGCTCAAATGTCGAGTACCAGGCGAGCATCGTCGCGTCGCGCTCGATCACCTCGGTCAACCCGGATACGAGCGCGTCGACCGTCGAGGAGCCAAGTCCCAGCCCGGTCGTGATCGCCGGGACCAGCGACGCGCCCGGCTGGGGGAACTGGACCGCCGCGGCGGGCAGGTGTGTCGGTTCTCCGGTCTCGAGGGCCTCGCCCGGCACCCAGCGGTGTTCATCGCCGGAGTCGTACGCCGGTGCGTCGTCTGGCCGAACGAGCTCAGTCGGCGCGACCGCGTTCTCGAGGTTGTCCTCGCTCGCGCGGACGAACTCCGCGTCGCGATAGACGCCCGCGCAGTAGCGCTCGAGTCCCTCGCCGACCGCTTTCATCAGGGCAGCGTTCCAGTCGTCGGCGACGCCGGCGGCCTGCCGGGGCGCGCTCGCGTCGCTGAAGGCGGTCGTCTCCGCCACGGTCGCCAGGTAGTAGGGGGCCGGGAACGACTCGACCTCGGCGATGCTCGAGACGGGACCGACGCGGTTGTCGATCGCCCGCTCGGCGCGTTCGACCGCTGCATCGAGGCCGAGCGTTTCGGCATCGCGCTCGAGCGATCGATCCCGATCCGTATCGGCGCACGCACAGCCCGGAACGGGCAGGAACTCCCGGCGGGCGTGTGGTACTTCGCGTACCTGCCCGATGATCGAGCGCTCGTCGCCCGAGAGGACGCGAACGCACTCCCGACCGGCGATCGCACCGGCGAGTCGTGCTCCGGCGCGATCGGCCTGCGGGGCGTCGGCTCGCTCCTCGAGATTCGACGCGACCCGCGAACGGAGACAGTCGAAGCAGCCGGTGGCGGGCGCGAATCCCGAGATAGCGGCGTCGACAGCCGAAAGCGGGTGGCCGCCGATCCCGCCGATCTCGACGGCGATCCAGGGCGTTCCGCCCGAACGGGCGGCCTCGTTCGCCTGATCGAACGTCGCCGAGCCGGCGACGTCGCTGACGACGGCGAAGCGGGCATCGGAGAGGGACGACGGCTCGGCGTCACGGACGCCGATATCGACGTCATCGAGCGCGGCGACGACCGCCTCGCGGACGGGATCGTCACCCACGACGTGGACTTGCATACCCCTACCTGCTGGCGCGGGCGGCAAAAACGCCCCGCTCGAGCGTGGCCAGGACGGCGACCGGCTCGACGAGTGGCGATGAGCCGCGACCGGTGCTCAGTCCTCGGTCGCGATCGCCGAATCGACGTAGACGAGTTCGTCCGCCGCCTCGAGCAGGCCCACGCCCCAGGTGACGGTCACGGGGACGAGCGCGGTCGTAAAGACCGCGATGAAGACGAGAATCGAGAACAGTTCCGCGTCGATAACGCCGGCCTCGTAGGCGACCTGTGCGATGATGATCTCGACGGTCCCGCGACCGTTCATGCCGAAGCCGACGACCAACCCCTCGAGCGAGGTGAGCGACGTCGGGAGCGAGAACAGCCAGGAGCCGATGATCTTGCCGAAGAACGCGATGGCGACCAGGACGGCGAGCACGACGAACGAGTCGAAGAAGACGTCGAACGTGATCTGAAAGCCGACCGTGACGAAGAAGACCGGTGCGAACAACCCCATCGCGAGGTCGTACATGACCGTGTGCATGTGCTCGTAGAGCCCGGGTTCCACGTCGGACTGCCGGAGGAACATTCCCGCCATGAAGCCGCCGATGATCATGTGCAGGTCCGCGAGCGTCGCGAGTTGTGCGAACAGCAAGGAGACGAGCAGCGCGAACGTGAACGCGGTCGTCCGATCGACGAACCCGTAATGCTCGCGCTGACGCTCAATATACCGCCACGCGATCGGCAGGAACCGATAGCCGATCAGTAGCGTCACCGCGAAGAAGCCAAACGCCTGCAGGAGGATCACGCCGATCTCGTTCGGATCGAGTCCGCCGGCGGTGACGTAGCTATCGACGCCCGCGAACGCGATGAGCACGCCCACGTCGGAGGCGAGCGCGCCGCCGAGCAACACGTTCGCGATCCGAGTGTCCAGTAGCTCGAGGTCGGCGAGGATCCGGGACTTCGTCGCGAGCGACGTGGCGGCCATGGCGAGTCCGAGAAAGAGCGCCGCACCGACTGAGATGCCAAGCCAGATGCCGGCCGCATAGCCGAGTCCGAACGGGATGACGAACGCGCCGAAGGCGATCAGCAGTGACTGGGAACCGAGCTCGAACAGTTCGCGGAGGTCGACCTCCATGCCGACGTAGACCATGAGGAGGAAGACGCCGAGTTCCGAGAGGACCGACAGCAGTTCCGAGGGGCGCAAGAGACCGAGCAGGGCGGGGCCGAAGGCGATGCCGGCGAACAGCTCCCCCATCATCGTCGGGTAGCCGAGGCGCTCGGCGAGCGCGCCGAACACCCAGGCGACCGACAGGACGAGCAGGAGGCTCAGGATATCGATACTGACGGTCTCGACCATCGACTACCTCCGCGCAGCGCAACTCGAGCGGTTCGCTCGCCGTGCTCGGTCGTCGGCCCGCCAGTACGAACTGTCGAGGGGGAATCGCATAGTGACTCGGCTCGTGAGTTCGTCACCTCACGGGCACTTTACTGAATGGGGTGGTCCGTTAGTCGTTCGTGCTCGCGTCCGTCTCACCGACCTCGAGGTTGTCGCCGAGACCGGGAGCCGGCGGCCCGTCGGTAACGTCGGCGTCGCGCC is a window encoding:
- a CDS encoding DUF5794 domain-containing protein; this encodes MSTSQHPVALQMERIVGGDARLLALVMMLPLVDGVFPALILAGALDEPLGALQVGLLIFGGSATVAVILAEMNGTPREQATVVLLVGIPLILLAAVQAALAPAIESVLDIVIFERFAALVIAAIAAKTASATIGDYLPNPVVVIGLGLVASIDPSGATFVVMTDPVLVVHATLAAAVGVAFALTIALTGPYLREYMDIDRFRFGSAVALGLLPLSLLGMAFGQAPLAALLVAALFAVDLPWGGSDADSSSGADSGSAAAQMGAVADGGDVEDSSEPPAAESEEEESNAYPGDDGTDTAGRAPWL
- the guaB gene encoding IMP dehydrogenase; the protein is MANDVPEQEPYSSKLQVPEALTFDDVLLRPKESRVEPDDADLTSNVSKNVEVSVPILSAAMDTVTESSMAIAMARHGGLGVLHRNMNIDEMVEEIGRVKSADELIIPLDSVVTADPEMSVREVDERMARKGVGGAPVVNTNGEVLGIISSTDIRPHLEVNEDDPVTEAMTDEVITAPEDIDSRDAFEMMYDHKIERVPVVDDENLLVGLVTMQGILQRREYKEAVRDEDGRLRCGVAVSPFEHDRATAADEADADVLFIDTAHAHNLNVVEGARDIKESVDADVVVGNIGTREAAEDLVDFADGLKVGIGPGSICTTRIVSGSGMPQITAVAQVADVASDHDVPVIADGGIRYSGDAIKAVAAGADAVMLGSYFAGTEEAPGRVVTMNGKKYKQYRGMGSVGAMKSGDSDRYLKDEPDEDDEYVPEGVEAATPYKGTLKSELHQLAGGMQSGMGYVGAETVPAFKERSEFVRVSAAGQAESHAHDVVITDEAPNYSPDSE
- the cmk gene encoding (d)CMP kinase; its protein translation is MATADGSNAEIDTRLFITVSGPPGCGATTLCQRLADAMGCPYVSGGDIFRELADDRDMSLNQLTAEADGSADIDRALDRRLQQIAEKWGMANKPFILESRLAGWLAGERADLRIWLDAPEDVRLERIDDRGETDAEMRVREVSEAGRYQSYYEIDIGNQTFYDLHINTARWSKHGVFSLVRTAIEEYGPEADEGAFTTPELDP
- a CDS encoding cupin domain-containing protein, producing the protein MEKVAIDDVDIETNPMDVHSIRRPVSDALGFSDFAMNYFELEPGESFSGGLHTHHDQEEVFYVQEGTATFDMEEGEVTVDEDEVIRFAPGDFQHGYNDTDERVVGFAFGAPKSKHDWDQIESILYCQDCEDEVGHGLELTDDGAFRLTCTECGNSFTP
- a CDS encoding twin-arginine translocation signal domain-containing protein yields the protein MNRRTVLRTAGVAATIALSGCADALQEHYEGTFQGLVPIEIHSEAESHYDVTLEAYKPGTNRQTYDESYTITANQSATPPHLEATEQHLRVTKYERQSEEQTTEEAMITPNTKSVIIRITGDDLTIELSSDDGESSGPAAEPGAEGSGTDGPGTTDPEPNDSERTDGGTNETDSAADTGA
- a CDS encoding YcaO-like family protein, which codes for MQVHVVGDDPVREAVVAALDDVDIGVRDAEPSSLSDARFAVVSDVAGSATFDQANEAARSGGTPWIAVEIGGIGGHPLSAVDAAISGFAPATGCFDCLRSRVASNLEERADAPQADRAGARLAGAIAGRECVRVLSGDERSIIGQVREVPHARREFLPVPGCACADTDRDRSLERDAETLGLDAAVERAERAIDNRVGPVSSIAEVESFPAPYYLATVAETTAFSDASAPRQAAGVADDWNAALMKAVGEGLERYCAGVYRDAEFVRASEDNLENAVAPTELVRPDDAPAYDSGDEHRWVPGEALETGEPTHLPAAAVQFPQPGASLVPAITTGLGLGSSTVDALVSGLTEVIERDATMLAWYSTFEPLGLSVETDAFATLERRARSEGLSVTPLLVTQDIDVPVVAVAVHREPNALEGDEPISATDDAWPAFAVGSAAGLDAAAAATAALEEALQNWMELRSLGPDDAADAGGAIGEYASFPERAREFVDADRMVPAASVGPDSVPTGLDRLETLCSRTADAGLTPFAARLTTRDVESIDFEAVRVVVPGAQPLFTDESFFGERARTVPDDLGFEPRLERAFHPYP
- a CDS encoding cation:proton antiporter gives rise to the protein MVETVSIDILSLLLVLSVAWVFGALAERLGYPTMMGELFAGIAFGPALLGLLRPSELLSVLSELGVFLLMVYVGMEVDLRELFELGSQSLLIAFGAFVIPFGLGYAAGIWLGISVGAALFLGLAMAATSLATKSRILADLELLDTRIANVLLGGALASDVGVLIAFAGVDSYVTAGGLDPNEIGVILLQAFGFFAVTLLIGYRFLPIAWRYIERQREHYGFVDRTTAFTFALLVSLLFAQLATLADLHMIIGGFMAGMFLRQSDVEPGLYEHMHTVMYDLAMGLFAPVFFVTVGFQITFDVFFDSFVVLAVLVAIAFFGKIIGSWLFSLPTSLTSLEGLVVGFGMNGRGTVEIIIAQVAYEAGVIDAELFSILVFIAVFTTALVPVTVTWGVGLLEAADELVYVDSAIATED